From a region of the Cucumis sativus cultivar 9930 chromosome 6, Cucumber_9930_V3, whole genome shotgun sequence genome:
- the LOC101215841 gene encoding E3 ubiquitin-protein ligase Topors, whose product MKRSSSTREPARKLNGENFITKVISPAICGETCPICLRELEDRTAAVLTTCIHAYCISCIRKWSNLKRTCPLCNAQFDSWFTKINLSSQSFRKERLTTSNCSDKLKVGVGSSQIDARGILQSTRYELNRERRSERSLTWRRSFGRRGPDSLPADVVVRRKRQWRASIYNRCIQAVPSSVRSCLELNVLGSRGGKEVILERIKPWIQRELQVILEDPDPTIIVHLVISLFVARIEATSSQLNAEDDFLSPLRPFLFEKTDLFWHELRCFAGSPLRMEEYDSVVEYRTVG is encoded by the exons ATGAAGCGTTCGAGTTCGACCCGAGAACCGGCGCGAAAGCTCAACGGCGAAAACTTCATAACAAAGGTAATTTCGCCGGCGATTTGTGGAGAAACCTGCCCAATTTGCCTCAGAGAATTGGAGGATCGTACCGCCGCCGTGCTTACAACGTGTATCCATGCCTATTGCATAAGCTGTATTCGCAAATGGAGCAATTTGAAGCGAACTTGCCCTCTTTGTAACGCTCAATTCGATTCATGGTTTACCAAAATCAACCTCTCATCGCAAAGCTTCCGCAAAGAACGGTTGACAACCTCGAATTGTTCCGATAAGCTCAAGGTTGGAGTTGGATCTTCCCAGATAGACGCTCGCGG GATTCTTCAGAGCACGAGGTATGAATTAAATAGAGAAAGACGGTCGGAAAGATCACTTACATGGCGGCGATCGTTTGGACGGCGAGGGCCGGATTCTTTGCCTGCTGATGTTGTTGTCCGGCGAAAACGTCAGTGGCGAGCTAG CATATACAACCGATGTATACAAGCTGTTCCATCTTCGGTCAGATCATGTTTAGAACTG AACGTATTAGGAAGTCGTGGAGGCAAAGAAGTGATTCTAGAGAGGATTAAACCATGGATTCAAAGAGAGTTACAGGTCATCCTCGAGGACCCTGATCCAACTATAATTGTTCATCTGGTTATCTCACTATTTGTGGCGAGAATTGAAGCTACTTCCTCACAGCTTAATGCGGAAGATGACTTTCTTTCACCTTTGCGTCCCTTCCTCTTTGAAAAGACTGATTTATTTTGGCATGAGCTAAG aTGTTTTGCAGGAAGTCCATTGCGGATGGAAGAGTATGACTCAGTGGTTGAATATAGAACAGTGGGTTAA